A portion of the Ricinus communis isolate WT05 ecotype wild-type chromosome 10, ASM1957865v1, whole genome shotgun sequence genome contains these proteins:
- the LOC8269844 gene encoding protein AGENET DOMAIN (AGD)-CONTAINING P1, with protein MSPKSKTKPRTPPQHPHFKNGTVVEVSSDDDGFRGSWYTGKIIKRASSRSPNKYLIEYEKLFSDESGKNPLKEILDLAQLRPLAPREKKRRFRFGEKVDAYHNDGWWEGSITEECKDGKFAVFFRGTREQIVFGEEDLRLHREWVDDQWKPPLEDESLKEEKEEANETPKVPTTLEVNHIEAETEENFSKGMEIEVSSDEEGFQGAWFAATIIEAVGKDKYLIEYKNLRTEDDTDFLREEIDIAHLRPCPPEIIMVNSFKLLDEVDALYNDGWWVGVISKVLADCKYTVYFRDTSEEMTFRHSELRLHHDWIAGEWILPSSAMKR; from the exons ATGTCCCCCAAATCCAAAACCAAACCCAGAACTCCACCACAGCACCCTCACTTCAAGAACGGCACAGTCGTCGAAGTCTCCTCAGACGACGACGGATTCCGGGGCTCGTGGTACACCGGAAAAATCATCAAGCGGGCATCTTCTAGAAGCCCTAACAAATACTTgattgagtatgagaaactcTTTAGTGATGAATCGGGGAAAAACCCATTGAAGGAAATTCTTGATCTTGCCCAGTTGAGGCCTTTAGCTccaagagagaaaaagaggagATTTAGATTTGGAGAGAAAGTTGATGCTTATCATAATGATGGGTGGTGGGAAGGGTCTATAACTGAAGAGTGTAAAGATGGGAAATTTGCTGTGTTTTTTAGAGGTACAAGGGAGCAGATTGTTTTTGGGGAAGAAGATTTAAGGTTGCATAGAGAATGGGTTGATGATCAATGGAAACCTCCTTTAGAAGATGAGAGTTTGAAGGAAGAGAAAGAGGAGGCAAATGAAACACCG AAAGTGCCAACTACCTTAGAAGTGAATCATATTGAAGCAGAGACAGAGGAGAACTTTAGCAAGGGAATGGAGATTGAGGTTAGTAGTGATGAAGAAGGTTTTCAAGGTGCTTGGTTTGCAGCAACTATTATCGAAGCAGTGGGAAAGGATAAGTACCTTATTGAGTACAAAAACTTGAGAACAGAAGACGATACTGATTTTTTAAGAGAGGAGATTGACATTGCTCACTTAAGGCCCTGTCCACCAGAAATCATAatggttaatagttttaaactGCTGGATGAAGTTGATGCTTTATACAATGATGGTTGGTGGGTGGGCGTTATTTCTAAGGTTCTTGCTGACTGCAAGTACACAGTGTATTTCAGAGACACCAGTGAGGAAATGACGTTTCGACACTCTGAATTAAGGCTGCATCATGATTGGATTGCTGGCGAATGGATCTTGCCTTCATCG GCTATGAAGCGGTGA
- the LOC107260767 gene encoding pentatricopeptide repeat-containing protein At5g66520, giving the protein MNLTKISYLCRAVRFKCFSSRPALNPTITLSILETLLQQCLNFEQFNQILCQMIFTGFLKDIFAASRLLKFSTGFHFIHANHSYKIFNSIENPNGFIYNTMMRAFVQRNYPYYCMDMYKWMLQENVEPDNFTYPILLQSCSLRVAKFDGKLIHCHVLKMSFNFDVYVQNTLINLYSVCQNLGDARKVFDESPVLDLVSWNSILAGYVSLGDVEEAKYIYDRMPERNIIASNSMIVLYGRKGDVTEAYRLFSEMCKKDLVSWSALISGYEQNGRYEEALVTFGKMNAYGIMVDEVVVVSVLSACAHLFAVKTGKLVHSLAVKIGIESYVNLQNALIHMYSSCREIDSAQKLFNVGYSLDQISWNSMISGYLKCGEIEKAKALFDIMNDKDLVSWSAMISGYAQHDRFAETLALFQEMQLDGVKPDETTLVSVVSACTHLAALDQGKWIHLYLRKNGLKINVILGTTLIDMYMKFGCVEDALEVFHGMKEKGVSTWNAVILGLALNGLVHMSLDTFSEMKDCGVVPNEITFVAVLVACRHMGLVEEGRCHFSSMIQEHKIEPNVKHYGCMVDLLGRAGMLKEAEELIENMPMAPDASTWGALLGACKKYGDNNMGERIGRKLIELHPDHEGFHVLLSNIYASKGKWDGVHEIRGMMMQHGVMKTPGCSMIEANGTVHEFLAGDKTHPQIKDIENMLDKMAKKLKMEGYAPETHEVSFDIDEEEKETTLFRHSEKLAIAFGLITINPPTPIRIMKNLRICSDCHTAAKLISRAFDREIVVRDNHRFHHFKQGSCSCMDYW; this is encoded by the coding sequence ATGAATTTAACCAAAATAAGCTATCTTTGTAGAGCCGTAAGGTTTAAATGCTTCAGTTCCAGACCCGCTCTAAATCCAACCATAACTCTCTCAATCTTGGAGACCTTATTGCAGCAATGCTTAAACTTCGAGCAATTCAATCAAATACTTTGTCAAATGATCTTCACTGGTTTCCTCAAAGATATATTTGCTGCAAGTAGACTTCTCAAGTTCTCTACTGGTTTTCACTTCATTCATGCCAATCACtcttataaaatctttaacaGCATTGAGAACCCAAATGGGTTCATTTATAATACAATGATGAGAGCTTTTGTTCAAAGAAATTACCCTTATTATTGTATGGATATGTATAAATGGATGCTGCAAGAAAATGTTGAACCTGATAATTTCACTTACCCAATTTTGCTTCAGTCTTGTTCTCTTAGAGTAGCTAAGTTTGATGGGAAATTGATTCATTGTCATGTTTtgaaaatgagttttaattttgatgtttaCGTACAGAATACTTTGATAAATTTGTATTCGGTTTGTCAGAATCTGGGTGATGCGCGTAAAGTGTTTGATGAAAGCCCTGTATTGGATTTGGTTTCTTGGAATTCGATCTTGGCTGGGTATGTTTCGTTAGGTGATGTAGAGGAGGCAAAGTATATATATGACAGGATGCCTGAAAGGAATATTATTGCTTCGAATTCGATGATTGTATTGTATGGTAGGAAAGGTGATGTCACAGAAGCTTATAGGTTGTTTAGTGAAATGTGCAAGAAAGATTTAGTGTCATGGAGTGCCTTAATTTCTGGTTATGAGCAAAATGGAAGATATGAGGAGGCTTTGGTAACGTTCGGGAAAATGAATGCTTATGGAATAATGGTGGATGAGGTTGTGGTAGTCAGTGTTCTTTCAGCATGTGCTCATTTATTTGCTGTTAAGACAGGGAAATTGGTTCATAGCTTAGCTGTGAAAATTGGGATTGAATCGTATGTAAACCTTCAAAATGCTTTAATTCACATGTATTCAAGTTGCCGGGAAATAGACAGTGCCCAAAAGTTGTTTAATGTGGGTTATAGCTTGGACCAGATTTCCTGGAATTCTATGATATCTGGGTACTTGAAATGTGGAGAGATTGAAAAGGCCAAGGCTTTGTTTGACATAATGAATGATAAGGATCTTGTGTCGTGGAGTGCAATGATATCGGGTTATGCTCAACATGACAGATTTGCTGAGACTTTGGCATTGTTCCAGGAAATGCAGCTTGATGGAGTTAAGCCTGATGAGACAACTTTAGTAAGTGTGGTCTCAGCTTGCACCCACTTGGCTGCCCTGGACCAAGGAAAATGGATTCACTTATATCTAAGGAAGAATGGCCTAAAGATTAATGTCATTTTGGGTACAACCCTTATAGACATGTACATGAAATTTGGGTGTGTTGAAGATGCTTTGGAAGTTTTTCATGGTATGAAGGAAAAGGGCGTTTCCACTTGGAATGCTGTAATTCTTGGTTTGGCACTGAATGGGTTAGTGCACATGTCCCTTGATACATTTTCAGAGATGAAGGATTGCGGAGTAGTGCCTAATGAGATAACCTTTGTGGCAGTTCTTGTGGCTTGTAGGCACATGGGTTTAGTAGAGGAGGGGCGCTGCCATTTTAGTTCTATGATTCAGGAGCACAAGATAGAACCCAACGTTAAGCATTATGGATGCATGGTTGATCTTCTAGGACGAGCAGGTATGCTAAAAGAAGCAGAGGAACTCATTGAGAATATGCCTATGGCACCTGATGCTTCCACTTGGGGAGCCTTGCTTGGGGCTTGTAAGAAATATGGGGACAATAATATGGGGGAGCGGATTGGAAGGAAGCTTATTGAACTTCATCCTGACCATGAAGGATTCCATGTATTACTATCTAATATTTATGCTTCAAAAGGTAAATGGGATGGTGTTCATGAGATTAGGGGGATGATGATGCAACATGGGGTGATGAAAACCCCAGGATGTAGTATGATTGAAGCAAATGGAACAGTTCATGAATTCCTTGCAGGTGATAAGACACACCCCCAGATTAAAGATATTGAGAATATGTTGGATAAAATGgctaagaaattaaagatggAAGGTTATGCACCAGAAACGCATGAGGTTTCTTTTGACattgatgaagaagagaaGGAAACTACTCTATTTAGACATAGTGAGAAGCTTGCAATTGCCTTTGGGCTTATCACCATTAACCCACCAACACCAATTAGGATAATGAAGAATTTGCGAATATGTAGCGATTGTCACACGGCAGCGAAGCTAATTTCTAGAGCCTTTGATCGTGAAATTGTGGTGAGGGATAATCATCGATTTCACCACTTCAAGCAGGGTTCTTGTTCATGCATGGATTATTGGTAg
- the LOC8269846 gene encoding putative pentatricopeptide repeat-containing protein At1g56570 has product MNSKRLISTNSFYTLPSLITNHFRWTQNTPIQSNKPYAPKAPSFLATDLMKSYFEKGLVREARNVFDEMLERDVVAWTVMIAGYASCNEHAYAWSMFCDMVASEMNPNAFTISSVLKACKGMKSLSCGTLVHGFAIKHGIEGSIFVDNALMDAYATCCVSMREACLVFCGIEVKNAVSWTTLIAGYTHKGDGHLGLQIFRQMLLEEEECNPYSFSIAVRACASIGSHNFGKQIHAAVIKHGCEFSLPVMNSILDMYCRCGRLPEANQYFHEMTRRDLITWNTIIAGYERSDSIEALFIFSEMKLNGFDPDCNTFTSVTAACANLAVLSCGQQVHGGIIQKGLDKDLILANALIDMYAKCGIITDSRKIFSELSCKNLVSWTSMMIGYGAHGFGREVVELFDEMVESGIKPDHIAFMAVLSACSHAGLVDQGLRYFSSMMNDYNIKPDHEIYGCVVDLLGRAGRVEEAYQLIQSMQFIPDESVWCALLGACKAHGTPNLGKMAAGQVLDLRPKLVGTYVTLSNIYAAEGKWGEFARVRKLMKGMGNKKEVGRSWIEVRDQVYSFVVGDKVGPEWVYEVLEWLILHMNEADCVPDIDCLLHDLEDGT; this is encoded by the exons ATGAATTCTAAAAGATTAATATCCACCAATAGCTTTTATACATTGCCATCCCTGATAACAAATCATTTTCGATGGACCCAAAACACTCCCATCCAATCAAACAAACCTTATGCACCTAAAGCTCCCAGCTTCTTAGCCACTGACCTCATGAAGTCCTACTTTGAAAAGGGCTTAGTCAGAGAAGCGCGCAATGTGTTCGACGAAATGCTTGAGAGAGACGTTGTTGCATGGACTGTCATGATTGCAGGATATGCATCTTGTAACGAGCACGCGTATGCGTGGAGTATGTTCTGTGATATGGTAGCAAGTGAAATGAACCCAAACGCATTTACAATATCAAGTGTTTTAAAGGCTTGTAAAGGCATGAAGAGTCTTTCTTGTGGGACTTTGGTTCATGGCTTTGCTATTAAACATGGCATAGAAGGGTCTATTTTTGTGGATAATGCACTAATGGATGCGTATGCTACTTGTTGTGTTAGCATGAGGGAAGCATGCTTGGTTTTTTGCGGTATTGAAGTGAAGAATGCTGTTTCATGGACAACCCTGATTGCTGGTTATACTCATAAAGGTGATGGGCATCTTGGGCTCCAAATCTTCCGGCAAATGTTATTG GAGGAAGAAGAATGCAATCCGTATAGTTTTTCAATTGCAGTTAGAGCTTGTGCATCAATTGGTTCGCATAACTTTGGCAAACAAATACATGCAGCAGTAATTAAACATGGCTGTGAATTTAGTCTTCCTGTTATGAATTCTATACTAGACATGTATTGCAGGTGTGGTCGTTTACCTGAGGCAAATCAGTATTTTCATGAAATGACTCGAAGGGATTTGATCACATGGAATACCATAATAGCAGGATATGAAAGATCAGATTCTATTGAGGccctttttatattttcagaaATGAAGTTAAACGGTTTTGATCCAGATTGCAACACTTTTACCAGTGTAACAGCTGCCTGTGCTAATCTAGCAGTTTTGAGTTGTGGACAACAGGTTCATGGAGGTATTATTCAGAAAGGCCTTGACAAGGATTTGATATTGGCTAATGCCTTGATTGATATGTATGCAAAGTGTGGAATCATAACAGACTCGCGTAAAATATTTAGCGAATTGTCTTGCAAAAATTTAGTATCTTGGACTTCTATGATGATTGGTTATGGGGCTCATGGATTTGGAAGAGAGGTGGTTGAGTTGTTTGATGAGATGGTCGAGTCGGGCATCAAACCTGATCACATAGCGTTTATGGCAGTTCTGAGTGCCTGCAGTCATGCTGGACTAGTAGACCAAGGCTTGAGGTACTTCAGTTCAATGATGAACGATTATAACATCAAACCAGATCACGAAATTTATGGGTGTGTCGTGGATTTGCTAGGTAGAGCTGGGAGAGTCGAGGAGGCATATCAACTTATACAGAGTATGCAATTCATCCCCGATGAATCTGTTTGGTGTGCACTTCTTGGTGCTTGTAAAGCACATGGAACTCCAAATTTGGGCAAGATGGCAGCTGGGCAAGTATTGGACTTGAGGCCAAAATTGGTAGGGACTTATGTGACGCTGTCAAATATATACGCAGCTGAAGGGAAGTGGGGGGAATTCGCAAGAGTGAGGAAGTTGATGAAGGGAAtgggaaataaaaaagaagttggGAGGAGTTGGATCGAGGTTAGAGACCAGGTTTATAGTTTTGTTGTGGGAGATAAAGTGGGTCCAGAGTGGGTATATGAAGTCTTGGAATGGTTGATTCTGCATATGAATGAAGCAGATTGCGTGCCTGATATAGATTGTTTATTACATGACCTGGAAGATGGGACTTGA
- the LOC8269847 gene encoding probable alkaline/neutral invertase A, chloroplastic isoform X2 has product MNTLGFLSNSTMKPSCRFLIARKSSFLFGSAEKLHTLTNNISRNHFFSFEHNKRFSTYPFRILGSRSIIKSSPKSFCIANINLGQSRLISGSPSGPCRTIRGRDLSFIASFASEVRDYSTSIETRINDKNFERIYVQNGIGVGVKPLAVEKIDKDENVVGEEASRIGIAVPDDVESPINREDLEGVKGVDIVSPRREESNIEKEAWKLLNDAVVRYCGSPVGTVAANDPGDKQPLNYDQVFIRDFVPSALAFLLRGEGEIVRNFLLHTLQLQALFYSALRCSREMLTVNDGSKNLVRAINNRLSALSFHIREYYWVDIKKINEIYRYKTEEYSMDATNKFNIYPEQIPAWLMDWIPEEGGYLIGNLQPAHMDFRFFTLGNLWSVVSSLGTPKQNEAILNLIEAKWDDLVGCMPLKICYPALEHEDWRIITGSDPKNTPWSYHNGGSWPTLLWQFTLACIKMGRLELAHRAVAMAEKRLSVDRWPEYYDTRTGKFIGKQSRLYQTWTIAGFLTSKVLLENPEMASLLLWEEDYELLEICVCALSKTGRKKCSRGAAKSQILV; this is encoded by the exons ATGAATACGCTTGGTTTCCTCAGCAATTCCACCATGAAACCATCTTGTAGATTCCTTATTGCTCGAAAAAGTTCGTTTCTATTTGGTTCTGCGGAAAAGCTCCATACTTTAACCAACAATATTTCTAGGAATCATTTCTTTAGTTTTGAGCATAACAAACGATTTTCTACTTACCCTTTTCGAATTTTGGGATCTAGAAGCATTATTAAGAGTAGCCCGAAATCTTTTTGTATAGCCAATATCAATTTAGGCCAATCTAGGCTTATATCGGGTTCTCCTTCTGGACCTTGTAGAACAATTAGAGGTAGGGATTTATCTTTTATCGCTAGTTTTGCGTCAGAAGTTAGAGATTATTCAACTTCTATTGAAACTAGAATTAACGATAAGAATTTTGAGAGGATTTATGTGCAAAATGGGATTGGTGTTGGTGTGAAGCCTTTGGCGGTTGAGAAGATTGATAAGGATGAGAATGTTGTAGGAGAAGAAGCTTCTAGGATAGGAATTGCTGTTCCTGATGATGTTGAAAGCCCTATAAATAGAGAGGATTTGGAAGGTGTTAAGGGAGTGGATATTGTTAGTCCGAGGAGAGAGGAGTCGAATATTGAAAAAGAGGCATGGAAGTTATTGAATGATGCAGTTGTGAGGTATTGTGGAAGTCCTGTAGGAACAGTAGCTGCAAATGATCCAGGGGATAAGCAGCCATTGAATTATGATCAGGTGTTCATCCGTGATTTTGTGCCTTCAGCTCTTGCATTTTTGCTTAGAGGAGAAGGAGAGATTGTCAGGAATTTTCTGCTTCATACTTTGCAATTGCAG GCGTTATTTTACTCTGCTTTGCGGTGCTCTCGGGAGATGCTGACTGTAAATGATGGATCCAAGAATTTGGTGAGGGCCATCAACAACAGACTCAGTGCACTGTCATTCCATATTAGAGAATACTACTGGGTAGATATAAAAAAGATCAATGAGATATATCGATATAAAACAGAAGAGTATTCCATGGATGCCACCAACAAATTCAATATCTACCCTGAACAAATTCCTGCCTGGCTCATGGATTGGATACCAGAGGAAGGTGGCTATCTTATTGGGAATCTGCAGCCTGCTCACATGGATTTTAGATTCTTCACTCTTGGAAATCTTTGGTCAGTTGTTTCATCTTTGGGTACCCCAAAACAAAATGAAGCTATTCTGAACTTGATTGAAGCCAAATGGGATGATCTTGTTGGATGTATGCCTCTTAAAATATGTTATCCTGCACTGGAGCATGAGGATTGGCGTATTATTACTGGCAGTGACCCAAAAAATAC CCCTTGGTCGTATCATAATGGTGGATCCTGGCCAACACTTCTTTGGCAG TTCACATTGGCATGCATCAAGATGGGCAGATTAGAACTTGCACACAGGGCAGTTGCTATGGCTGAAAAGCGGCTATCAGTTGATCGTTGGCCTGAGTATTATGATACGCGTACAGGAAAGTTCATTGGGAAGCAATCCCGACTTTATCAAACATGGACAATTGCTGGGTTCCTGACATCTAAAGTTCTCTTAGAGAATCCAGAAATGGCATCATTGTTATTGTGGGAGGAAGACTATGAGCTTCTTGAAATCTGTGTTTGTGCACTTAGCAAGACTGGTCGAAAGAAGTGCTCTCGAGGTGCTGCGAAGTCGCAAATTCTTGTGTAG
- the LOC8269847 gene encoding alkaline/neutral invertase A, mitochondrial isoform X1, whose amino-acid sequence MNTLGFLSNSTMKPSCRFLIARKSSFLFGSAEKLHTLTNNISRNHFFSFEHNKRFSTYPFRILGSRSIIKSSPKSFCIANINLGQSRLISGSPSGPCRTIRGRDLSFIASFASEVRDYSTSIETRINDKNFERIYVQNGIGVGVKPLAVEKIDKDENVVGEEASRIGIAVPDDVESPINREDLEGVKGVDIVSPRREESNIEKEAWKLLNDAVVRYCGSPVGTVAANDPGDKQPLNYDQVFIRDFVPSALAFLLRGEGEIVRNFLLHTLQLQSWEKTVDCYSPGQGLMPASFKVRTVPLDENKSEEILDPDFGESAIGRVAPVDSGLWWIILLRAYGKITCDYTLQERVDVQTGIKLILNLCLADGFDMFPSLLVTDGSCMIDRRMGIHGHPLEIQALFYSALRCSREMLTVNDGSKNLVRAINNRLSALSFHIREYYWVDIKKINEIYRYKTEEYSMDATNKFNIYPEQIPAWLMDWIPEEGGYLIGNLQPAHMDFRFFTLGNLWSVVSSLGTPKQNEAILNLIEAKWDDLVGCMPLKICYPALEHEDWRIITGSDPKNTPWSYHNGGSWPTLLWQFTLACIKMGRLELAHRAVAMAEKRLSVDRWPEYYDTRTGKFIGKQSRLYQTWTIAGFLTSKVLLENPEMASLLLWEEDYELLEICVCALSKTGRKKCSRGAAKSQILV is encoded by the exons ATGAATACGCTTGGTTTCCTCAGCAATTCCACCATGAAACCATCTTGTAGATTCCTTATTGCTCGAAAAAGTTCGTTTCTATTTGGTTCTGCGGAAAAGCTCCATACTTTAACCAACAATATTTCTAGGAATCATTTCTTTAGTTTTGAGCATAACAAACGATTTTCTACTTACCCTTTTCGAATTTTGGGATCTAGAAGCATTATTAAGAGTAGCCCGAAATCTTTTTGTATAGCCAATATCAATTTAGGCCAATCTAGGCTTATATCGGGTTCTCCTTCTGGACCTTGTAGAACAATTAGAGGTAGGGATTTATCTTTTATCGCTAGTTTTGCGTCAGAAGTTAGAGATTATTCAACTTCTATTGAAACTAGAATTAACGATAAGAATTTTGAGAGGATTTATGTGCAAAATGGGATTGGTGTTGGTGTGAAGCCTTTGGCGGTTGAGAAGATTGATAAGGATGAGAATGTTGTAGGAGAAGAAGCTTCTAGGATAGGAATTGCTGTTCCTGATGATGTTGAAAGCCCTATAAATAGAGAGGATTTGGAAGGTGTTAAGGGAGTGGATATTGTTAGTCCGAGGAGAGAGGAGTCGAATATTGAAAAAGAGGCATGGAAGTTATTGAATGATGCAGTTGTGAGGTATTGTGGAAGTCCTGTAGGAACAGTAGCTGCAAATGATCCAGGGGATAAGCAGCCATTGAATTATGATCAGGTGTTCATCCGTGATTTTGTGCCTTCAGCTCTTGCATTTTTGCTTAGAGGAGAAGGAGAGATTGTCAGGAATTTTCTGCTTCATACTTTGCAATTGCAG AGTTGGGAGAAAACTGTGGACTGTTATAGTCCAGGGCAAGGTTTGATGCCTGCTAGTTTTAAAGTCAGAACTGTGCCTCTTGATGAAAATAAATCTGAAGAAATTCTAGATCCAGATTTTGGTGAATCAGCTATTGGCCGTGTTGCACCTGTGGACTCCG GGTTGTGGTGGATCATTTTGTTGAGGGCATATGGAAAAATCACTTGTGATTACACATTGCAAGAAAGGGTGGATGTTCAGACAGGCATAAAGCTGATTTTAAACTTGTGCCTAGCTGATGGGTTTGATATGTTTCCTTCTCTTTTAGTCACTGATGGTTCTTGCATGATAGATCGTCGGATGGGTATTCATGGTCACCCCCTTGAGATTCAA GCGTTATTTTACTCTGCTTTGCGGTGCTCTCGGGAGATGCTGACTGTAAATGATGGATCCAAGAATTTGGTGAGGGCCATCAACAACAGACTCAGTGCACTGTCATTCCATATTAGAGAATACTACTGGGTAGATATAAAAAAGATCAATGAGATATATCGATATAAAACAGAAGAGTATTCCATGGATGCCACCAACAAATTCAATATCTACCCTGAACAAATTCCTGCCTGGCTCATGGATTGGATACCAGAGGAAGGTGGCTATCTTATTGGGAATCTGCAGCCTGCTCACATGGATTTTAGATTCTTCACTCTTGGAAATCTTTGGTCAGTTGTTTCATCTTTGGGTACCCCAAAACAAAATGAAGCTATTCTGAACTTGATTGAAGCCAAATGGGATGATCTTGTTGGATGTATGCCTCTTAAAATATGTTATCCTGCACTGGAGCATGAGGATTGGCGTATTATTACTGGCAGTGACCCAAAAAATAC CCCTTGGTCGTATCATAATGGTGGATCCTGGCCAACACTTCTTTGGCAG TTCACATTGGCATGCATCAAGATGGGCAGATTAGAACTTGCACACAGGGCAGTTGCTATGGCTGAAAAGCGGCTATCAGTTGATCGTTGGCCTGAGTATTATGATACGCGTACAGGAAAGTTCATTGGGAAGCAATCCCGACTTTATCAAACATGGACAATTGCTGGGTTCCTGACATCTAAAGTTCTCTTAGAGAATCCAGAAATGGCATCATTGTTATTGTGGGAGGAAGACTATGAGCTTCTTGAAATCTGTGTTTGTGCACTTAGCAAGACTGGTCGAAAGAAGTGCTCTCGAGGTGCTGCGAAGTCGCAAATTCTTGTGTAG